GGTGATCGACCCTGACGAGCGCATGACGTGGGGCCGAACGGCGGGCATTGGAGCCCAGCACGTGATCGCGATGTTCGGCGCGACGTTCCTCGTTCCGATACTGACGCATTTCGATCCGTCGACGACATTGTTCTTCACCGCAATGTCCACCGCGCTGTTCCTGTTGATCAATACAAACAAGCTACCCAGTTATCTGGGTAGCTCTTTTGGTTTTATAGCCCCTATTACGGCCGTTGAAGCCGAAAAGGGACTCGGTGCCGGCATCCCGGCTGCGGGCTTCGGCATCATGTGCACGGGCATCCTGCTGGCGCTGGTCGGCATCCTCGTCCACTTCGCCGGCGCCAAGTGGATCGATCTGATCATGCCGCCGGTGGTTAACGGCGCCATCGTCGCCATCATCGGCTTCAATCTCGCCCCCTCGGTCTGGTCCAACTTCCAGAAGGCTCCTGACACAGCGGCGGTGACGCTGGTCGCGGTCCTCTTGATCGCGGTGCTTTTCAAGGGCTTGATTGGCCGCCTGAACATCCTGCTCGGCGTCCTGGTCGGCTATGCCTACGCCTGCTTCCGCGGACAGGTCGATTTCGCCGCCGTGGCGAAGGCCTCGTGGATCGGCTTTCCGCAGTTCCATATGCCGCAGGCCGATTTTTCGGTGCTGCCCATGTTCATCCCGGTGGTCATGGTCCTGATCGCCGAAAACGTCGGCCACGTCAAGTCGGTCGCCCAGATGACCGGCCGTGACTATGACGACCAGATCGGCACCGCCCTGTTCGCCGACGGCCTAGGCACCACGATCGCCGGCTTCGGCGGCGGCTCCGGCACCACCACCTACGGCGAGAACATCGGCGTGATGGCCGCCACCCGCGTCTACTCCACCGCCGCCTACTGGTGCGCGGCCGCCTTCGCCCTGATCCTGAGCCTCTGCCCGAAGTTCGGCGCGGTCATCAACACGATTCCCTCCGGCGTGCTCGGCGGCGTGACCACGCTGCTCTACGGCATGATCGGCATGGTCGGCGTGCGCATCTGGGTCGACAACCAGGTCGACTTCGGCAAGCCCCTGAACAACATGACCGCCGCGGTCACCATGATCATCGGCATCGCCGACTTCGGCTTCGCTATCAGCGGGGTCAAGTTCAACGGCATCGCCATCGGCACCGTCGCGGTGCTGGTGATGTACCACGGTCTGCGTGCCATCGGTCGCGCCACCGGCGCTATCGCCAAGGACGGCACCGAGTGACGGAGTGGTAATCGCTGAGATTGCTCTTTGATGAAGCAATCTCAGCGACATGCGACATGCCGGGTGCGCAGAAGAATCTGCCGTCCGGCATTGCCATATCGTGGCAAATATTGACATCTTGTTGACTGTTCAGCGTTTTGTTTTACAGTAGAAGTAGTACTAACAGGGGGTTCATGGTGAGCACACACATCATTGTCATGGGCGTTTCGGGATGTGGAAAGACCACTGTGGCCCAAGCGCTTGCGGACAAATTCGGTTTCGAGATGGCCGAGGGAGATGATTTCCATCCCAAGGCCAACGTCGACAAGATGAGCCATGGCATCCCGCTCAACGACGAAGACCGTTGGCCCTGGCTCAAGATCATCAATCAGTGGATGCGAGATCAGGACGCGAAAGGTGTGTCCACCGTCGTTTCCTGTTCCGCTCTGAAACGTGCTTATCGCGACGTGCTACGCCAGGATCTTGATGTGTTGTTTATCCATTTGGTGGGTTCCGAAGATTTGATTGGTTCGAGAATGAGGCAGCGCAAGGGGCACTATATGCCTGTTTCCTTGCTGCCCAGCCAGTTCGCAGACCTGGAGCCTTTGCAGCCTGATGAGACGGGGTGCGAAATCGATATCTCAGGAAGTCCCGAACAAGTCGAGGAACGTGCGTTGGAAGCTGCACAAAAATATATGGGTACTGACTGATAAGGATTTTTCAGTGTCGATACCTGCTGTGTGACTGAATGGGATGATGCCATCGTCGTAGATGCAGTGCTGAAGTCTTTTGTCGCGTGTTGTTTCAGTTGTATTATGGTGGATTTTCGCCATTGTTTGGGTTATAGTGGTTCGGGCGTTTTCGTTTTAGCCTGAGTGCGTATCAGAAATGTCCAAGCTCTCGGAATCATAAATAGAGTTTTATCGTTCAATATTGTTTAATAAGGGAGAAAATAATGCAACTTGGCATGATTGGTCTTGGACGTATGGGTGGCAATATGGCCAAAAGGATTCGAGAAGCCGGCCATGAGGTCGTCGGCTACGACCTGAGCCCTGAATCCGGCCGTGACGTCTCCAGCCTTAAGGAGCTTGTCTCTAAGCTTGATGCGCCGCGTAACGTGTGGATTATGGTGCCCGCCGGCAAAGCTACCGACAGCACGCTCGATGAGCTGATGGAGCTGCTCGAGCCCGGTGATTTGATTATCAACGGTGGCAATTGCAGATATACCGACGACAAGCTCAACGCAGAAAAACTTGCGAAAAAGGGCATCGAATACATGGACTGCGGTGTTTCCGGCGGTGTCTGGGGCGAAGAGCGTGGTTATGCTTTGATGGCTGGCGGCACCGATGAGGAATATCAGCGGATGCTCCCGATTTTCGAAGCGCTGAAGCCGGAAGGCAAGGACGGCTTGGTCCATGCCGGGCCGGTCGGCGGCGGACATTTCGCCAAGATGGTGCACAACGGCATCGAATACGGTATGATGCAGGCGTTCGGCGAAGGTTTCGCGACGATGGAACGCAGCGAATATGTAAACGATCCCGCTGAGGTCATGGCTTCCTGGCGCGCCGGCAGTGTCGTCGATTCGTGGCTGCTCGATCTGTTGGTCCGTGCTATGAAGAACGATCCGGATCTCAAAGCCATGCCGCCGGTAGCAGACGAGACCGGCGAGGCGAAATGGACGATTGAAGCTGCTGCCGAACTTGGCGTGCCGACCCCGGCCATCAGCGCCGGTCTTTACACCCGTCAGGCCTCGCGTGGCGGTGCCGATGACATCCTGCGTGTCGTCACCGCGATGCGCAACCAGTTCGGCGGTCATATCACGAAAGCCTGAACCGAAAGCGCATTTAATATAGTTTGATAGTTTGATTACGAGACGTAATCAATATTGATGATTGTGGGGTTCCGCCTGTCGAAAGGCGGAACCCCACAAATGTACCTAAGCTTAGGGTTTCGTGGTTACTTGTGATTACGGCGAATCAGACTGTCGATAACGCCGATGACAATGCCGGCAGCGGCGGGGATAAGCCAAGTCAGTTGGGCGCTATAGAGCGGCAAGTGAGCCAGTGCGTTGCTCACGGAAGTTAGCGAAAGCCCGAAAACGGCGAGCAGTTTGATAATGCAGTCGAAGATGGTGAAGATCGCCACCAGAAGCACCGTCCAGAAATAGACGCGTGGGAACTTGGCCGAGAACGGCTTTTGCACGAGATTGAGCAGCACCAGCACGATGGCAATGGGATAGAGGGCTCCGAGCACCGGCAACGAGACGGTGATGATGGCACTTAGGCCCGCGTTCGAGACGATGAAGCTGAAAACGGCAAAGAAAACGCTCCATGTTCGATATTTGACTGGATGGCCGAAAACAGTGGGGAAGATGTCTTCGAAATAGGTTGCGCAGGTCGAAATGAGGCCGGTGCAGACATTGAAGCAGGCGAGCACGAAGATGAGGCCGACGAAGGCGGTTCCGATGGAGCCGAACGCCGAGGTGGTGAGGTTGGTCAGTACGGTGGCCCCTGTGTCGTTCTTGCCGTTGGCGGGTTTGATGGAACCGCTTACTGCACCGATAAAGGAAAGCGCGGCATAAATGAGAATGAGCAGAATCCCGGCGCCTGTTCCGGCAATGCCCGTTTCACGACGGTTCGCTTTGATGTCGGTGACGCCGAACTCAGAAATATTGGCTGAAATAACAATGCCGAAATACAACGCGGCCAGAAGGTCCATGGTCTGGTAGCCATTGATGAACCCGTAGATTAACGAACCGTGTGCATATTCGCCAAACGGTTTGCCGAGCGGTGCGTGGCTGATGAAGATACAGGCGACGAACATGACGGCGATAAGTACCAGCAGCAGAGGTCCCATGAAACGGCCGAGCGATTTGGAAAGTTTTTCGGGGTGCTGGCTCAGGATGAACGACAAGGTGAAGAAGACCAGCGAATAGATCAGCAGCGCCAGACGGTTGTTTTCTCCGGCGAACGGAGTTATGGCCATTTCATATGAGGTCGTGGCGGTGCGGGGTATGGCGAAACACGGGCCGATGGCCATGATGATGACGAAGGCCAGTACTGCGGCGAACTTGGGGGAGACGCGCGAGGCGAGGTGCTCGAAGCCGCCCGCCGAGGCCACGGCTAGTACGCCGAGAATCGGCAGGCCCACTGCCGAGACGATGAAACCGATGGTGGCCGGAATCGCCGCGCTTTGTGCCTGTGCGCCCATCAGCGGCGGGAAGATTAGATTTCCGGCCCCGAAGAACATGGAGAAGAATGTGAATGCCACAACGAGGCGGTGCCGGCCGTTGAGTTTCGTCGCGGTTCGGCTTTGGTCGCTGTCGTGTGCATTTATGGATGCCGTACCCTGTTGCGGTTCGACAGGCTGTTCTGATTGTGCGTTACCAGTGGTGTCTACCATAAAACTTCCAATATAACTCTGTGCGATGCAACTGATGGAATTGCATCCACTATGCGGATTTCGGTTTCACTATATGCGCCAGTCACGCCAAGCATGGTTGAGTGGACAATAGGCTTGTATCTGTCTGTTGAACGATGTTGCTGTTTCGTTATGCCTGCAGGTTTGGCAATGGGTCCGTTCTGGTATTTGACTGGCTTGGCTGATATTCGATGGCACTTGGATGCGGGTGGGGCGTCATGTGGCGGGCTTACATGCACCAAAGAGTTCGGAATGCTCACAGTGTGACCGGTATTGAGAGCGTGCCGAATCGTTTTTATAATATAGCCGATATTGTCGTAAACGAGTTCGGCGGCTGAACGGAACGGAGGAGGATGGATGTCGGTGGCGTCCGGGAAAACAGTGTCGGCGGCATTTCGTGAGGCGTTTCCGCGTACCCTGCCGATTTGCGCCAGTTTCGTGCTGACCGGTCTTTCCTACGGGTTGTTGATGTTTTCCAAGGGATTCTCACTTGCCTACCCGGTCTGCATGGCGGCATTCATTTTTGCGGGGTCGATGGAATTCGTCACCATCGACCTGCTTTTGAGCGCCTTCAACCCGTTCGCCGCGTTTGTGATGACGCTGATGGTCAACAGCCGTCACTTTTTCTATGGTCTGGCGATGCTTCGTCCCTTCGGCGGACTGGGCTGGAAGAAACCTTTGCTTATTTTCTGGATGTGCGACGAGACGTTCGCCATCAATTCATCCGCCAAAGTGCCGAAAACGATCGATCATGGCTGGTTCATGCTTTGGGTCTCCGTACTTGACTACTGCTATTGGGTTGGCGGCGCCGCTCTGGGTTGGCTGATCGGCGGCATTCTGCCGTTTTCCACCAAAGGCGTCGAGTTCGCCATGGTCGCCATGTTCGTTTCGATTCTCTTGGACCAATGGTCATCGTCACCGCACACTTTGCGCGGGCATATGCCGGCGTTGGTGGGCCTGGTGGTGTCGCTGGCCTGTCTGCTGGCCTTTGGCCCGAAGGATTTCATGTTGCCTGCGTTAGCGGGCATGCTGATTGTTTTCCTGTTTTTGCGTCCTTGGTTGGAGGAACTCAAGTCGGATTCGTCTGGTGATGGTGATTGCACTGAAAACCTTGGCATATATGAGGGAGGTAGCAAAGCCAACGACGGTGCTGTCGCACAAACGATGGCAGATAGCCGTGAAAAGGAAGGCAAGCGATGATGACGATGAGCACGATGCAGTCCGTAATCACCATTGCCGTGGTTGTCTTCGCCACGATGGTCACACGTTTTACGGTGTTCCTGCTGTTCCCCGATTCCAAAACGCCTCCTCGGCTCATCCGTTACCTGGGTGACGTGCTGCCATATGCGATGACCGGTATGTTGGTGGTCTATTCGCTCAAAAACGTGTCGTTCGTCTCCGGTGACCACGGCATACCCATGCTCATCGCCATCGCGGTGCTTGTGCTGATATACCGCTGGCGACACAATTCGCTGTTGGCGATTTTCGCGAGCACTGTCCTCTATATGGTGCTGGTACAGACCGTGTTCGCCTGAAATCCGCCTGTGACGGGCGACACCTTTCGCTACGATTGAGACATGTCCTTCTTTGACTTTTTCGGCGGGTTCCCGGACCCGCGCAACGGATCCAATCGTTATCGCCAGAACGATGATGACGACGACCCTACAATTTTGCATATCCATACCGACGGCGATGACGACGCCCAGTCTGGAAACAAACGCCCGAATTTCTCCGCAAGTGATTTCTGGCCGCCACGCAGTGGTAACCCGCGTCTGACACGTCGTCCGAACAAGCAGCCCAAAGGCACATCCAATGGGACGAAGGTCTTCATCGGTGTGGTCGTCGTTGTGGCGCTGATTCTGGCGTTGCTGTTCGGTCTTGATCACTTTGTCACCGACCTGATGTGGTTTGGGCAGCTCGGCTTCCAATCGGTCGTCTGGACACAACTTTGGACGAAGGTCGGCTTGTGGGTCGCCTTTGCTGTGCTCATGGCGCTGGTGAGCTACTTTGCCGCCACTATGGCCATCCGAAAGCGCCCGGATTCCGCCGACGGTTCCAAGATTCGCGTCCGAGGCGACGTTGTTGAAGTCGGCAAGTCAGTGAGCTCGAAATCCGCCAGGAAAGTGGCGGTAATCGTCTCGCTGATCGTCGGCCTGATTTTCGGCGCCCAGTTCAATTCGAACTGGTCCGAGGTTCTTTTGATGTTCCATGCCCAGCGGTTTGGAGTCACTGACCCACAGTTTGGTATTGATAATGGGTTCTACGTCTTCATCCTTCCCGGTGTGAACCTTATGCTCTCCGCGCTGAGGATGCTGCTCTTCTTCGGCCTCCTGTTCTCGGTGATTACCCACTTCGCCATGGGCGGCATCCGCATCACGATGCCGGTCAATGGCCACGGCATCATGACCATGACCAAATACGCGCGTCGTCAGATCAGTGTCTGGTTCATTCTCAATATGCTCGCCTGGTCCGTTCGTCAGGTCATCGGCGTCTTCAATACGCTTACCCAGAGCGGTAACCGTTTCACCGGTGCGGATTACACCACTGTGCACGCCAACGTGCCGGTGGCGTTCATTCTTGCCGCGCTGACAGCGATTCTTGGCGTTTTGCTCGGCATCTGGCTTATGCGTTCCCATTCCTTCGACGGCCCCGCCTCTCCGGATGTGCGTGTGGTGGCAGCCGTCAAGGCGTGGCGCGTGCCGATGATTGCCATCGCCGCCGTTGTGGTCGTGGCCATCGTGCTTGGCATGCTTTGGCCGATGCTCCTGCAGCGTTTCAAGGTCAGCCCTAACGAGCAGGAAATGGAATCGTCCTATATTGCACGCAACATCAAGGCGACCCAGCAGGCTTATGGCCTCGATAAGGTGAAGGTTGGCGGCTACAACGCCACCACTCATGGTCAATCCGGCGCGCTCGCAAGCGACCCGGAGACCACCGCGCAGATTCGTCTGCTTGATCCGGAAGTCATATCTCCGACGTTCAAGCAGTTGCAGCAGTCCAAGCAGTATTACATGTTTGCCGACTCGTTGGCGGTCGATAAGTACGATATCGATGGCAAGAGCCAGGACACCGTGATTGCTGCCCGCGAGCTTAACGTCAACGGCAACGACAACCGCAACTGGGTCAACGACCACACCGTCTTCACCCACGGCTATGGCGTCGTCGCCGCCTATGGCAACAAGGTGACCACTGATGGCAACCCCGAGTTCTTCGAATCCGGCATACCCACTCAAGGCAAGCTGACCAAGTCCCAGCATTATGAGCCGCGCATTTACTTCTCGCCGAATTCACCGGAGTACTCCATCGTCGGTTCGCCGCAGGGCACCGCACCCTGGGAGTTCGATTACCCGAAGGGCTCCACCGGCGCCTCCAACACGTTTGAAGGCAATGGTGGTCCGAAGGTCAACAACATGCTGACCCGTTTGCTTTATGCCATCCGCTTCGGCAGCGACCAGATCTTCTTCTCCGATCGTGTCACCTCGGATTCGCAGATTCTTTACGATCGCAGCCCGCGTGACCGCGTGGCCAAGGTGGCTCCGTACTTGACGCTTGATGGACGTGTTTATCCGGCGGTAGTCAACGGACGTGTGAAGTGGATTGTCGACGGCTATACGACTTCGGATGCCTATCCGTATTCACAGATGACCGACCTTGGCGTGGCCACTCAAGATTCGACCACCATCACTTCCAAGACGGTTCAAGGGCTCAATTCGCAGCCCGCCAACTACATCCGCAACTCAGTCAAGGCGACGGTCGATGCCTATGACGGTTCGGTCGACCTCTACACTTGGGATACGAAGGATCCGGTCATCAAGGCATGGCAGAAGATTTTCCCGGGTCAATACCACCCAATTTCCGATATCTCCGGCCAGCTGATGAGCCATCTGCGTTATCCGGAAAGCCTCTTCAAGGTGCAGCGCCAGCTGCTGGCCAAATACCACGTCACAAGCCCCGGCCAGTTCTTCTCTGGCGAGGACTTCTGGCAGACCCCGGTCGATCCCACCGAGGCCCAGGATGCCCAGCAACACGATGTGCTGCAGCCGCCGTATTATCTGACCCTTAAGACCGGCGGTTCCAAGCGGCCGCTCTTCTCGTTGACTTCCACCTACATTCCGGCAGGTAGCTCGACGCGTGAGATCTTGACCGGCTTCCTTTCAGTCGATTCCGACGCGGGGGATACCAAGGGCAAGATAGGGCCGAATTACGGCACGATACGATTGCAGGAGTTGCCGAAGGACGCCAATGTGCCGGGCCCTGGCCAGGCGCAAAACAATTTCAACTCGAATGCTGACGTCTCCAAGGAACTGAACCTCCTGGGAACCGGCTCCACCAAGGTGGTGCGTGGCAACCTCCTGACACTGCCACTTGGTGGTGGATTGGTCTACGTCGAGCCCGTCTATGTCAAATCCAGCGGCGCCACCAGCTTCCCGCTTTTGAAGAAGATCCTCGTGGCCTTCGGCGATCAAGTCGGTTTCGCGGACACCTTGGACGAGGCACTCGATCAGGTCTTCGGCGGTGATTCCGGAGCTTCCGCAGGCGATGCCGAAAACAAGGGCGGTGCCGCGACCAGCGGTTCCTCCTCCGACAACTCTGCTACCCAAGGCGACACCTCTGGCAAGACCAATGGAACGAACGGCACTGCAGGTACGTCCGGTTCTTCCGGTGCGACTGCCAGCAACCCTGATTTGAAGGACGCCTTGAGCAAGGCAGGCCAGGCCATGAAGGACTCTGATGCCGCCATGAAGAAGGGCGACTGGGCCGCTTACGGCAAGGCCCAGCAGGAGCTCAACGACCAGCTGAACCGCGCCCTCCAGTTGGAAGGCCAACAATAAGCCGCTAAACCGGCTAAGCTATTATGACGGCGTTGTGTGAGCAGCAATATCTCGGTGCTGTTCATACAACGCCGTTACTATATTCAATCAATAAGTCTTAGAAATTAAAAAAGCGTGGAAGCGAAACGAGGAGTAGCCATGATTCGAGCGGCGGAGGACAGCGATTTGCAGGTAATCACCGATATCTACAATGAGGCGGTTATCGCTGGCGGATCCACGGCCGATCTAAAGCCGCGAACCCTCGAGCAGCGCCGCGAATGGGTGGCCGAGCATGAACCACGCCGCGATTTTCCTGTGGTCGTCTTGGAAGATCGGTACGGGAAAGTAGTCGGTTTCGGTTCCTTGTCGCGTTTCCATCCTCGTGCCGGCTACGACGGCGTGGTCGAGTTGAGCTATTACATCGCCACCGCCGCGCAGTATCAAGGATATGGCACCGAAATGGTCTCCTGGCTCATTGGCAAAGCCAAGGAACTTGGCAATCGCAAGGCCATCGGTCTGATTTTCGCCAGCAACACTGGCTCCATCGCCCTGATGAAGCATTTTGGTTTTACCCGCTATGGTTTTCTACCCAAGGCCTGCTGGGACGGCCACGGCTATCTCGACATGTCCTACTGGTATCTCGATCTGTGATGTAGCTATAATCATTCTTCCGTCGTTGCGTTCGTCGTTAGGCGTAGCCAAGCGTCGGTTGGAATCGGTATGATTGATATCAGGTAACCGCATTTTCGGTGCATTTTGTCATGCCCGGATTGAGGTGGTTGATATGAATGAACCTGATATATCGCTTGTATATCACTGACGAGAAGGAACGTAGCACGAGATGGCATCACAATTCTGGCTGATTGCGGGACTGGGCAACCCCGGCAAGAAATACGAGGGCACCCGCCACAATATGGGGTTCATGGTCGCCGACGTGCTGGCGGAACGCTGGTCCGTGTCTTTCGGCGATCATAAGGGATTGGCTGATTTGGGCAAAGGTGTGATGAATCTCAGCGGCAGAAGCCTCAAGTTCTTCCTTACCAAGCCGTTGACTTATATGAACGATTCCGGAGATGCGGTTTCGTCCATTTCTACCTATTACGACATCGACCCAAAACGGATTATTGCCATCCACGACGATATGGACCTCGATTTCGGGCGGATTAAGGTCAAGGCCGGTGGCTCGGCGGGCGGGCACAACGGTATCCGTTCCATCGACAAATCTCTGGGAACCAACAAGTATTCACGCGTCCGCATGGGTACCGGTCACGCTGCTCGTGGACCACACGCCCATGAGAACACGGTCAACTGGGTACTCGGAGGTTTTTCCGCGCAGCAACGCAACGAACTGCCCGAATTCCTCGCGGATGGTGCCGACGCAGTGGAAACTATCATGTTCGAGGGCATGAGTGAGGCGCAGGAGCGGTTCAATGGCCGCTGAAGCGAAAGGCCGTTTCGCAAAAGTATCGAAACATAATATCAGTAACAGCAAGGATAAAGCAGAAACGTCTTCATCAAATTCAACAACCAAACCGGTGAAAAAATCGGGTCAAAACACGAAACAGGAGCCGCAAGCCCATGATATGTCCGGTTCGCTTGCCCGATTTCTGCCGCGTCTTGACGATGACGAAGCATTCCGGGACCTGCTGGCCGGTGAGATCGAAGCTCCGGTTGGTGCGGCCGATCAGGCGCTGACTGTCGGCGCTCCTGAGGGTATCAGGCCGGCGATTGCGGCCGCGCGTGCACAATATTCCTCCGTGGTGATGGTCGTGTCTTCGAGCCGTGAGGCCGAGGAGACCGTCAATTCCATCCGTTCGTGGTACGGGGGAGATCTTGGCGAAGTAAGCCAACTCGAGGCTTGGGAAACGCTGCCGCACGAACGCCTTTCGCCGCGTGCCGACACCGTGGCTAGCCGCATGGCCGTCTTCCGTAAGCTCTGTCATCCGAAAGATGGCAGCGAAATGTTCGGCCCGATTCGCATTCTCGTCATGCCGGTACGCTCGCTGATTCAGCCGGTGGTGTCCGGTTTGGGCGACGTGGAGCCGTTGGTGTTCAAGGTCGGCAGGGAGATTCCACTGGACGAGGTTTCCGCACGATTGGTCGAAAACGCCTATACCCGCGTCGATCTGGTCGTCAACCGCGGCGAATTCGCGGTGCGTGGCGGAATCGTCGACGTGTTCCCACCGACCCTACCGCACCCGGTGCGTATCGAATTCTTCGGCGATGAAATCGACACCATCAAGGAATTTCACGCCTCCGATCAGCGCACCTACGGTGATGGCATCGATGTTGTCTGGGCTACGCCGTGCCGCGAGCTACAGCTCACCGACAAGGTGCGTGCCCGTGCCAAGTCGTTGATCGGCCGGATACCCAATGCCGACGACATGCTGCAATCCATCGCTGACTCCATCCCGGTGGAAGGCATGGAATCCCTGATTCCTGCGCTGATTGACGATATGCAACCGGTGGCCACAATGCTGCCCAAGGATGCGGTCATCATGCTTTCCGACCCTGAAAAGCTGCGCCGCGCCGCCGCCGACCTCGCCAAAACAGCCAACGAATTCCTCGCCGCCAGCTGGCATGTGGCCGCCAGCGGTCACGGGGCAGGTGCGCCTATCAGCTTCGATCAGGCGAGTTTCCTCGATTTCGACGAGACGATTCGTTCGCTGGAATTTTCCAACCATGAAGTGTGGCGGCTCACCAGTTTCGGCATCGACAAGACCATGGCTGGTCACGTCCAGCTCGATGCGTCGGTTCCCGAAGAGTATCGCGGTGACGAAAAGCGTGCCAAGACAGGCGTCGAAGGGCTTATTGACGACGGTTTTGAGGTAACCATTACGGCCGCTGCCAACGGCACGTTGTCACGTTTGAAGCGCGCG
The window above is part of the Bifidobacterium sp. ESL0732 genome. Proteins encoded here:
- a CDS encoding solute carrier family 23 protein; amino-acid sequence: MSNMFTWKLHGDGKTLNPGEVIDPDERMTWGRTAGIGAQHVIAMFGATFLVPILTHFDPSTTLFFTAMSTALFLLINTNKLPSYLGSSFGFIAPITAVEAEKGLGAGIPAAGFGIMCTGILLALVGILVHFAGAKWIDLIMPPVVNGAIVAIIGFNLAPSVWSNFQKAPDTAAVTLVAVLLIAVLFKGLIGRLNILLGVLVGYAYACFRGQVDFAAVAKASWIGFPQFHMPQADFSVLPMFIPVVMVLIAENVGHVKSVAQMTGRDYDDQIGTALFADGLGTTIAGFGGGSGTTTYGENIGVMAATRVYSTAAYWCAAAFALILSLCPKFGAVINTIPSGVLGGVTTLLYGMIGMVGVRIWVDNQVDFGKPLNNMTAAVTMIIGIADFGFAISGVKFNGIAIGTVAVLVMYHGLRAIGRATGAIAKDGTE
- a CDS encoding gluconokinase, whose protein sequence is MSTHIIVMGVSGCGKTTVAQALADKFGFEMAEGDDFHPKANVDKMSHGIPLNDEDRWPWLKIINQWMRDQDAKGVSTVVSCSALKRAYRDVLRQDLDVLFIHLVGSEDLIGSRMRQRKGHYMPVSLLPSQFADLEPLQPDETGCEIDISGSPEQVEERALEAAQKYMGTD
- the gnd gene encoding phosphogluconate dehydrogenase (NAD(+)-dependent, decarboxylating), yielding MQLGMIGLGRMGGNMAKRIREAGHEVVGYDLSPESGRDVSSLKELVSKLDAPRNVWIMVPAGKATDSTLDELMELLEPGDLIINGGNCRYTDDKLNAEKLAKKGIEYMDCGVSGGVWGEERGYALMAGGTDEEYQRMLPIFEALKPEGKDGLVHAGPVGGGHFAKMVHNGIEYGMMQAFGEGFATMERSEYVNDPAEVMASWRAGSVVDSWLLDLLVRAMKNDPDLKAMPPVADETGEAKWTIEAAAELGVPTPAISAGLYTRQASRGGADDILRVVTAMRNQFGGHITKA
- the brnQ gene encoding branched-chain amino acid transport system II carrier protein; the protein is MVDTTGNAQSEQPVEPQQGTASINAHDSDQSRTATKLNGRHRLVVAFTFFSMFFGAGNLIFPPLMGAQAQSAAIPATIGFIVSAVGLPILGVLAVASAGGFEHLASRVSPKFAAVLAFVIIMAIGPCFAIPRTATTSYEMAITPFAGENNRLALLIYSLVFFTLSFILSQHPEKLSKSLGRFMGPLLLVLIAVMFVACIFISHAPLGKPFGEYAHGSLIYGFINGYQTMDLLAALYFGIVISANISEFGVTDIKANRRETGIAGTGAGILLILIYAALSFIGAVSGSIKPANGKNDTGATVLTNLTTSAFGSIGTAFVGLIFVLACFNVCTGLISTCATYFEDIFPTVFGHPVKYRTWSVFFAVFSFIVSNAGLSAIITVSLPVLGALYPIAIVLVLLNLVQKPFSAKFPRVYFWTVLLVAIFTIFDCIIKLLAVFGLSLTSVSNALAHLPLYSAQLTWLIPAAAGIVIGVIDSLIRRNHK
- a CDS encoding AzlC family ABC transporter permease, which codes for MSVASGKTVSAAFREAFPRTLPICASFVLTGLSYGLLMFSKGFSLAYPVCMAAFIFAGSMEFVTIDLLLSAFNPFAAFVMTLMVNSRHFFYGLAMLRPFGGLGWKKPLLIFWMCDETFAINSSAKVPKTIDHGWFMLWVSVLDYCYWVGGAALGWLIGGILPFSTKGVEFAMVAMFVSILLDQWSSSPHTLRGHMPALVGLVVSLACLLAFGPKDFMLPALAGMLIVFLFLRPWLEELKSDSSGDGDCTENLGIYEGGSKANDGAVAQTMADSREKEGKR
- a CDS encoding AzlD domain-containing protein — protein: MTMSTMQSVITIAVVVFATMVTRFTVFLLFPDSKTPPRLIRYLGDVLPYAMTGMLVVYSLKNVSFVSGDHGIPMLIAIAVLVLIYRWRHNSLLAIFASTVLYMVLVQTVFA
- a CDS encoding UPF0182 family protein; this translates as MSFFDFFGGFPDPRNGSNRYRQNDDDDDPTILHIHTDGDDDAQSGNKRPNFSASDFWPPRSGNPRLTRRPNKQPKGTSNGTKVFIGVVVVVALILALLFGLDHFVTDLMWFGQLGFQSVVWTQLWTKVGLWVAFAVLMALVSYFAATMAIRKRPDSADGSKIRVRGDVVEVGKSVSSKSARKVAVIVSLIVGLIFGAQFNSNWSEVLLMFHAQRFGVTDPQFGIDNGFYVFILPGVNLMLSALRMLLFFGLLFSVITHFAMGGIRITMPVNGHGIMTMTKYARRQISVWFILNMLAWSVRQVIGVFNTLTQSGNRFTGADYTTVHANVPVAFILAALTAILGVLLGIWLMRSHSFDGPASPDVRVVAAVKAWRVPMIAIAAVVVVAIVLGMLWPMLLQRFKVSPNEQEMESSYIARNIKATQQAYGLDKVKVGGYNATTHGQSGALASDPETTAQIRLLDPEVISPTFKQLQQSKQYYMFADSLAVDKYDIDGKSQDTVIAARELNVNGNDNRNWVNDHTVFTHGYGVVAAYGNKVTTDGNPEFFESGIPTQGKLTKSQHYEPRIYFSPNSPEYSIVGSPQGTAPWEFDYPKGSTGASNTFEGNGGPKVNNMLTRLLYAIRFGSDQIFFSDRVTSDSQILYDRSPRDRVAKVAPYLTLDGRVYPAVVNGRVKWIVDGYTTSDAYPYSQMTDLGVATQDSTTITSKTVQGLNSQPANYIRNSVKATVDAYDGSVDLYTWDTKDPVIKAWQKIFPGQYHPISDISGQLMSHLRYPESLFKVQRQLLAKYHVTSPGQFFSGEDFWQTPVDPTEAQDAQQHDVLQPPYYLTLKTGGSKRPLFSLTSTYIPAGSSTREILTGFLSVDSDAGDTKGKIGPNYGTIRLQELPKDANVPGPGQAQNNFNSNADVSKELNLLGTGSTKVVRGNLLTLPLGGGLVYVEPVYVKSSGATSFPLLKKILVAFGDQVGFADTLDEALDQVFGGDSGASAGDAENKGGAATSGSSSDNSATQGDTSGKTNGTNGTAGTSGSSGATASNPDLKDALSKAGQAMKDSDAAMKKGDWAAYGKAQQELNDQLNRALQLEGQQ
- a CDS encoding GNAT family N-acetyltransferase, whose product is MIRAAEDSDLQVITDIYNEAVIAGGSTADLKPRTLEQRREWVAEHEPRRDFPVVVLEDRYGKVVGFGSLSRFHPRAGYDGVVELSYYIATAAQYQGYGTEMVSWLIGKAKELGNRKAIGLIFASNTGSIALMKHFGFTRYGFLPKACWDGHGYLDMSYWYLDL